One Hymenobacter cellulosilyticus genomic window, GCAGTCCCTCGAAGATGTCTGGCAGGCCGGGGTAGAACGTCAGGGTTTTGCCAAACTCGAAGAGTGCCGCGTTGGACAGGCCTTCCAGCGGTTCGCCCTTCTTCGTGAGCACAAATATTTCTTCGAGAAAGGCTAGGGTGGGGTCCCAGCCGCTCAGCACGCGCTTCGCGACTTTGTCGCCCCAGAAAACATCCGGGTCGACGCCGTGATGCACCAACAGCTGCGTGGTGGAATCCGGAGTGAGCGTGTCGTCGAAATCAAAAACGAGGGCAATAACTTGGCTCATATCAGGCAGGGGTGGGGTGGGAGACAAATAGGCGGCGTTGGCGGTCCTTGGGCGTGTCCAGGGTGAACCAGGGCTTTAGCCAGGCCCCCGTGGCATCGAGAAAAGCCGCCTGTCGCTCCTGCGGCTTGGCAGACCGCACCCGCCGGGCCAACTCGCGGAACTGGTAGTGCTGAAACAAGCGCATAAACTCCCCGAGGTAGATGTCGGCCACCCGCTTATCGCCGTGAATCACCAGCATGTTCTCGTCGTTGTTGCCCACCGAGGCATCGCTGAAATTAGCGGAGCCGGTGACGACCAGCGGCGACGCGCCCAACGGGTCAATTAGCAGATATTTGGTGTGAATGAACTTGACGTGCTCATTCATGCCGGTGAGTTTTTCTTCCCGCATCAGCCAGTTGTGCACGGCACTGTCGTCGTCCAGCACGGCCCCCGCGGCAAACCGCAGGGTTTTATCCCGCTGCAGCAGCTTTAGTTTTTGAGCGGCCTCCTTATTGCCGTACGACTCCAGCAGCACGTAGCGCAGAAAATTGGCGGGCACGCTCAACT contains:
- a CDS encoding haloacid dehalogenase-like hydrolase, which encodes MSQVIALVFDFDDTLTPDSTTQLLVHHGVDPDVFWGDKVAKRVLSGWDPTLAFLEEIFVLTKKGEPLEGLSNAALFEFGKTLTFYPGLPDIFEGLRAITREYPLTLPTIEVYVISGGFEQLIRGSAIAPYLTDCWGCRA